The DNA window TGTTCCAGATTCGTCGCGCCCTTCATCGCCTGAGCGACGTTATCGACGTAGATTTCATTGGCCTTGGTCACATCAGGCAGTCCCATGAATCGCCGAGCCTCTTCGGGCGTGCAATCGATCTCGATGTTCATCTTCATGGCGCTCGGCCTCCTTCGGCTTTGATCGGAACGGCGCTGGACGCCGCTCGTTGCTGATGGAGTCAAGATAGCGACGGGTGGGCCGTCCGCAATGTTCAGGAGAATCCCTTATGACCGCACTGCGCAGCATCGATACGCTCGACGGTGAAAACAGCTTCAATTGCTATGTCGCCGAGCCGGAGGGCGAGGTGAAGGCAGCGATCGTGGTCATCCAGGAGATTTTCGGCGTAAACGCCGGGATTCGTCGCAAAGCGGACAAGCTCGCGGAAGCAGGCTACCTCGCGCTCGCACCGGATCTGTTCTGGCAATTAGAACGCGGGATCGAGCTCGATCCGGATATCGAAGGTGAGATGCAGGAAGCGCTCGATCTGATGGGCAAGTTCGATCAGGATGAAGGCGTTCGCGATATCGAAGCAGCGATCAAGTTCGCTCGCAGCGAATTTGGTGCCAACAAGGTCGGCGCGGTGGGATACTGCCTGGGGGGACGCCTTGCCTACATGACCGCGGCACGCACGGATAGCGACGCCACCGTTGGCTATTATGCCGTCGGAGTCGATGAACTTCTGAGGGAGAAGGAGGCTATCTCCAACCCGCTGATCCTGCATATCCCGGAGGAAGACGGCTTCGTCGACAAGGAGACGCAGGCCAAAATGCATGAGGGCCTGGACGATCATCCGAAGGTCACGCTGTACGACTATCCGGGCATGGACCACGGTTTTGCGACCGAATTCGGCAAACGCCGCGATGAGGAAAACGCAGATCTGGCCGACAAGCGCACGATGGACTTTTTCGCCGAACATCTTGGCTGACCAGTCAGTCCCAGTTTAACCCGCAATGGGCAAAAATAAATGGCCGACAGTGCAGTGCGCTGTCGGCCATATTTTTTGTCCTGCAAATAGCTTTAAACGGCAATCTCAGGTGAAGAGAGAGAGCAATCCAATCGTTTCGCCGCCGCCCACCAGGCCTTCGTAAATCATCTTGCCGGCCACGTAGACGATCACGAGAAGGCCCAGATAGCCCAGCCAGCGGTGTCGCTCGATATATTTGGCAATGATGTTGGCCGCCAGGCCCATCAGGATCACGGAAAGGATCAGGCCGACTACCAGAATGCCCGGATGCTCGCGCGCGGCACCTGCCACCGCAAGCACATTATCGAGGCTCATGGACACGTCGGCAACGGCCACCGCCCATGCAGCCGCGGCGAAGCTCTTGACGGGTTTGACGCCCACTTCTTCGCCGGCAGCACTGCCGCCTTCGCGAAGTTCACGATAGAATTTCCACGCCACCCAGAGGAGCAGCAGGCCGCCCGCGAAGACGAGGCCCACAATACCGAGCAGCCAGGTGACGATTAGCGCGAAAATTATGCGCAGGACCAGCGCTGCGCCGATACCGATCAGGATCACCTTCTTGCGATCCGCGGCGGGTAGGCCGGCGGCCAGTGCACCAACCACGATGGCGTTGTCGCCGGCAAGCAACAGATCGATCGCCAGTACCTGCCCGAACGCAGCGAGCTGCGAGGGCTCGGTAATGTTCGAAAAATCGCTGACGATATGTTGCCAGATTTCGGACGGCGAACCCATCCCTGCGGATGCGGCAGCCTGGGCGAAGAGAAGCAAGTCGATCATATGCTCACCATAGAGTTTCGGCGGACCCGGTGAAGACCGAATCCGCCGATGAATGTGCTTTTCCGGGGCCGATCCGGGCG is part of the Novosphingopyxis iocasae genome and encodes:
- a CDS encoding dienelactone hydrolase family protein, which encodes MTALRSIDTLDGENSFNCYVAEPEGEVKAAIVVIQEIFGVNAGIRRKADKLAEAGYLALAPDLFWQLERGIELDPDIEGEMQEALDLMGKFDQDEGVRDIEAAIKFARSEFGANKVGAVGYCLGGRLAYMTAARTDSDATVGYYAVGVDELLREKEAISNPLILHIPEEDGFVDKETQAKMHEGLDDHPKVTLYDYPGMDHGFATEFGKRRDEENADLADKRTMDFFAEHLG
- a CDS encoding YjbE family putative metal transport protein (Members of this highly hydrophobic protein family,regularly are found preceded by the yybP-ykoY manganese riboswitch (see RF00080). A metal cation transport function is proposed.), giving the protein MIDLLLFAQAAASAGMGSPSEIWQHIVSDFSNITEPSQLAAFGQVLAIDLLLAGDNAIVVGALAAGLPAADRKKVILIGIGAALVLRIIFALIVTWLLGIVGLVFAGGLLLLWVAWKFYRELREGGSAAGEEVGVKPVKSFAAAAWAVAVADVSMSLDNVLAVAGAAREHPGILVVGLILSVILMGLAANIIAKYIERHRWLGYLGLLVIVYVAGKMIYEGLVGGGETIGLLSLFT
- a CDS encoding DUF6489 family protein, with protein sequence MKMNIEIDCTPEEARRFMGLPDVTKANEIYVDNVAQAMKGATNLEQLETFAKQMAPMGQMGLKLFQNFMEGAATSAATGGKSSSKPKES